One part of the Vicia villosa cultivar HV-30 ecotype Madison, WI linkage group LG6, Vvil1.0, whole genome shotgun sequence genome encodes these proteins:
- the LOC131613743 gene encoding uncharacterized protein LOC131613743, translating to MVVGRNDDAIVDALRMLAGSLGQIPHVNAGNRNGDDDEFRALGKFQRNNPPIFKGEHEPDKAQAWLKAIENIFQVMNCTDAHRVKFGTHMLEKEAEDWWSNTAQRFEEEGIQITWDLFRDAFLENYFPKYCRGKKEVEFLKLKQGNGTVVEYAAKFQELIKYCPHYNIMNAERSKCLKFLNSLRHDIKKAIDYQMITRFAELFNKSRTYDEDSRESASHYKASNDGKGKGQYRGKPYDDKKKKSGYGGKPSGGGTSAPVK from the coding sequence ATGGTTGTTGGAAGGAACGATGATGCCATTGTtgatgcattgaggatgttggctggatctcttggtcAGATTCCTCATGTGAATGCCGGTaatcggaatggtgatgatgacGAGTTTCGTGCTTTggggaagttccagaggaacaatccgcCTATCTTTAAGGGAGAGCATGAACCTGATAAGGCACAAGCTTGGTTAAAGGCAATTGAGAATATCTTCCAGGTCATGAATTGTACTGATGCGCATAGAGTgaagtttggtactcacatgctcgAGAAAgaagctgaggattggtggagtaatactgctCAGAGATTTGAAGAAGAGGGTATTCAGATTACTTGGGATCTTTTTCGTGATGCTTTTCTGGAGAACTATTTTCCGAAATATTGTCGTGGAAAGAAAGAGGTGGAATTTCTTAAACTGAAGCAAGGGAATGGAACTGTAGTGGAGTATGCTGCAAAATTCCAAGAGTTGATCAAGTATTGTCCCCATTATAATATTATGAATGCTGAGAGGTCGAAGTGCTTGAAGTTTTTGAACAGTTTGAGGCATGACATTAAGAAGGCTATTGATTACCAAATGATTACTCGTTTTGCGGAGTTGTTTAACAAGAGTCGGACTTATGATGAAGATAGTAGagagagtgcttctcactacaaggctTCGAATGATGGAAAAGGAAAAGGTCAATaccgtgggaaaccgtatgatgataAGAAGAAGAAATCTGGTTATGGCggaaagccaagtgggggaggaactAGTGCTCCGGTTAAGTGA